A DNA window from Sphingomonas profundi contains the following coding sequences:
- a CDS encoding SRPBCC domain-containing protein produces MRLIVEAYWRYRATMAICWEAAARRRNKSRSDMNAIHWPDGYVPGFTDNFASNEVIVAGLSAADIWPFLAEASRWPGYYGNSANIRLPDGAGPELAGGMRYYFETFGFPVDAEVVEYVEPSSDEPGRVAWHGWSGDGDTRLDVHHAWLIENLSDGRVRILTQETQNGRPAKDLATTKPNPMINGHQDWLDGLVSAARKAKG; encoded by the coding sequence ATGCGCCTGATAGTTGAGGCTTATTGGCGTTATCGTGCCACGATGGCCATTTGCTGGGAAGCGGCAGCACGCCGACGCAACAAAAGCAGGTCCGACATGAATGCGATCCACTGGCCGGACGGCTACGTCCCCGGCTTCACCGACAACTTCGCCTCCAACGAGGTCATCGTCGCGGGGCTGTCCGCAGCAGATATCTGGCCGTTTCTCGCCGAGGCGTCGCGCTGGCCGGGCTACTACGGCAACAGCGCCAACATTCGCTTGCCTGACGGCGCCGGTCCCGAGCTGGCCGGGGGTATGCGCTACTACTTTGAGACATTCGGTTTTCCGGTCGATGCTGAGGTAGTTGAATATGTCGAGCCATCGAGCGACGAACCCGGCCGCGTCGCCTGGCACGGTTGGTCGGGTGACGGTGACACCCGCCTCGACGTGCATCATGCCTGGTTGATTGAGAACCTATCGGATGGTCGCGTTCGCATTCTGACGCAGGAAACGCAGAACGGCCGGCCTGCCAAGGACCTGGCAACCACCAAGCCGAACCCGATGATCAACGGGCATCAGGACTGGCTCGACGGTCTCGTCTCCGCCGCCCGCAAGGCGAAGGGCTGA
- a CDS encoding ArsR/SmtB family transcription factor has product MARPRRKVDAEPIDLLLNALGDPTRRRMVEWLGERPHAVSALADMSEITLTAVGQHLRVLEEAGLVTSSKLGRVRSCQLDYNGLKSVEQWLGARRSAWDRRLDALGSVLSDRQEGDR; this is encoded by the coding sequence ATGGCGCGGCCACGCCGAAAGGTGGACGCCGAGCCGATCGATCTGCTGCTCAATGCGCTGGGTGATCCGACGCGGCGTCGCATGGTTGAATGGCTGGGCGAGCGCCCGCATGCCGTGTCGGCGTTGGCCGACATGTCCGAAATCACGCTTACAGCTGTCGGTCAGCACCTCCGGGTTCTCGAGGAGGCAGGGTTGGTGACCAGCAGCAAGCTGGGCCGTGTCAGGTCCTGCCAGCTTGACTACAATGGCTTGAAGAGCGTCGAGCAATGGTTAGGCGCACGGCGATCAGCCTGGGACAGACGGCTCGATGCACTGGGATCGGTACTGTCTGATCGACAGGAAGGCGATCGATAG
- a CDS encoding NADH:flavin oxidoreductase/NADH oxidase — MSALFQPFTLKGVTLRNRIAVPPMCQYSAIDGLTNRWHWVHYPSIARGGAGLVIVEATGVSPDGRITPGCTGLWDDGQIEGMARIAAEIKAEGSVPGIQIGHAGRKASANRPWEGDDHIPAGDPSGWETISPSPIAFGGGLSRTPREMTLADIERVKADFVSAARRALAAGFEWLELHFAHGYLAQSFFSVHANKRTDAYGGDWHGRGRFLTETLEAVRAVWPEHLPLTARFGVIEFDGRDDEALEESIALVKAFRERGLDMLNVSIGFSTIKGKTPWAEGFMAPYAGRVRQETGLPVATGWCIDDPKAANAAVELDLLDLVMIARAHLADPHYPYVAALALNEQRPSWVLPAPYAYWLERYRGIGKAAPQ, encoded by the coding sequence ATGTCCGCTCTCTTCCAGCCCTTCACGCTCAAGGGCGTGACGCTTCGCAACCGCATCGCGGTACCGCCGATGTGCCAGTACAGCGCCATCGATGGGCTCACCAACCGCTGGCACTGGGTGCATTACCCCTCGATCGCACGGGGCGGGGCGGGGCTGGTGATCGTCGAGGCGACCGGTGTCTCGCCCGATGGCCGCATCACTCCCGGTTGCACCGGCCTGTGGGACGACGGCCAGATCGAGGGCATGGCGCGCATCGCGGCCGAGATCAAAGCCGAAGGGTCAGTGCCAGGCATCCAGATCGGCCATGCCGGGCGCAAGGCCAGCGCCAACCGGCCGTGGGAGGGCGACGATCATATCCCGGCGGGCGATCCGTCCGGCTGGGAGACGATCTCCCCCTCACCGATCGCCTTCGGTGGCGGGCTGTCGCGGACCCCACGCGAAATGACGCTGGCCGATATCGAGCGGGTCAAGGCCGACTTCGTGTCTGCCGCCAGGCGGGCACTCGCAGCCGGGTTCGAATGGCTGGAGCTGCATTTTGCGCACGGCTATCTCGCACAGAGCTTCTTCTCGGTTCACGCCAACAAGCGGACGGACGCCTATGGCGGGGATTGGCACGGTCGTGGACGGTTCCTCACGGAGACGTTGGAGGCGGTGCGCGCGGTATGGCCCGAGCACCTGCCGCTCACCGCCCGCTTCGGCGTGATCGAGTTCGACGGTCGCGACGACGAGGCACTGGAAGAGTCGATCGCGCTCGTGAAGGCGTTTCGCGAGCGCGGACTCGATATGCTCAATGTCAGTATCGGTTTCTCGACGATCAAGGGCAAGACGCCTTGGGCCGAAGGATTCATGGCACCCTATGCCGGGCGCGTGCGGCAGGAAACGGGCCTTCCCGTCGCGACAGGATGGTGCATCGACGATCCCAAGGCCGCCAATGCCGCTGTCGAGCTGGACCTGCTTGACCTTGTAATGATCGCGCGCGCGCACCTTGCCGATCCGCACTACCCCTACGTCGCCGCACTTGCGTTGAACGAGCAGCGGCCGTCGTGGGTGCTTCCCGCTCCCTATGCGTATTGGCTGGAGCGATATCGCGGCATCGGGAAGGCGGCGCCGCAATAG
- a CDS encoding PAS domain-containing sensor histidine kinase, with protein MTDPLLFTGTDEAARQLREFDCVASPLGPQDRWPVAFRLALSFILASPEPMWMAWGPDQLFFFNEAYAPQLSNRLNGAMGSLFAKVWADVYDDVRDAVDRTFAGETFKFVDRPFTMDRDGRVTETFWTYTYAPFRDERGAVVALVSTAMEQTQRKERELADLRIRTRTEVALRVGKLGAFSWSPTTGALDLDARGREIFGLPEEGALTEAHIFDRMVPEDKDRAEAETGAAVGRTGPDPLVAGQSLDMNYDIIVPDGSRRSIASSGTVVQDDDGTYRMVGAFNDVTAYKQAEARLRAANVTLENRVEEGSVALRLYQDIVQSDPNPVCAFDTGHVIIAFNDAFSAEFFRVYGHRAQVGETFPDLFLPDQGALIGGYLDRALAGEDFTVTERFGHPDHAVPMWEIIYNPLRDVEGRIIGAVQHGVDINDRTKAQEELAQAQEQLRQSQKLDAIGQLTGGVAHDFNNLLTVIRGSVDLLRRGNLTEAKRSRYIDAIGDTADRAAKLTSQLLAFARRQALQSEVFDAGTSLEEVATMVRTMTGSRITLDIKVPETAFFINADRSQFDTAIVNMGINARDAMGGEGGLTIATGPVSGIPALRGHAAQVGDFVAFTISDTGSGIPADVIERIFEPFFTTKGVGHGTGLGLSQVIGFAKQSGGDIKVDSVPGEGTTFTLYLPRAYPDGGAVIGLDAIEQIDGSGVCVLVVEDNEQVGEFAVAALREIGFDTVLATDGRAALKLLGEDCGRFHVIFSDVVMPGMGGIELGGEVRRLYPDVPIILTSGYSHVLSQNGQHGFELLHKPYSVEQLSHVLRKAITWQVRKRQPSQTS; from the coding sequence ATGACCGACCCACTTTTGTTCACAGGCACGGACGAAGCCGCCCGCCAGTTGCGCGAGTTCGATTGCGTCGCCTCGCCGCTCGGGCCGCAGGATCGCTGGCCCGTCGCCTTCCGGCTCGCTCTGTCCTTCATCCTGGCTTCGCCTGAACCGATGTGGATGGCATGGGGACCGGATCAGCTATTCTTCTTCAACGAAGCCTATGCGCCCCAGCTCTCCAACCGGCTGAACGGTGCGATGGGGAGCCTCTTCGCCAAGGTATGGGCGGACGTCTACGACGACGTGCGCGACGCCGTCGACCGCACCTTTGCGGGCGAGACGTTCAAGTTCGTGGATCGGCCGTTCACGATGGACCGCGACGGCCGCGTCACCGAGACATTCTGGACGTACACCTACGCGCCTTTCCGTGACGAACGAGGAGCGGTCGTCGCGCTGGTTTCCACCGCCATGGAGCAGACGCAGCGCAAAGAGCGGGAGCTTGCAGACCTGCGCATTCGGACGCGGACCGAGGTGGCGCTGCGGGTCGGCAAACTCGGCGCATTCTCGTGGAGTCCGACCACCGGCGCCCTCGATCTGGACGCTCGTGGAAGAGAGATTTTCGGCTTGCCCGAAGAGGGAGCCCTGACCGAAGCGCACATCTTCGACCGCATGGTGCCGGAAGACAAGGACCGCGCAGAAGCCGAAACCGGGGCCGCTGTCGGGCGGACAGGTCCGGACCCGCTCGTAGCGGGTCAGTCCCTCGACATGAACTACGACATCATCGTGCCCGATGGGTCACGGCGATCGATCGCCAGCAGCGGCACCGTCGTCCAAGACGACGATGGCACGTATCGCATGGTGGGCGCCTTCAACGATGTCACCGCCTACAAACAAGCGGAAGCGCGGCTCCGGGCAGCCAATGTGACGTTGGAAAACCGTGTCGAGGAAGGCTCGGTGGCGCTGCGCCTGTATCAGGATATCGTGCAGTCGGACCCGAACCCGGTCTGCGCCTTCGACACGGGCCATGTCATCATCGCCTTCAACGACGCCTTCAGTGCCGAGTTCTTCCGGGTGTACGGCCACAGGGCACAAGTCGGCGAAACCTTTCCCGACCTCTTCCTCCCCGATCAGGGTGCGCTGATCGGGGGCTACCTTGATCGCGCGCTTGCCGGCGAGGATTTCACCGTCACCGAACGGTTTGGCCACCCGGATCATGCGGTGCCGATGTGGGAGATCATCTACAATCCGCTGCGCGATGTGGAGGGCCGCATCATCGGCGCCGTCCAGCACGGCGTCGATATCAACGACCGAACGAAGGCGCAGGAGGAGCTGGCACAGGCGCAGGAGCAGCTACGCCAGAGCCAGAAGCTCGATGCGATCGGGCAGCTCACCGGCGGGGTCGCGCACGACTTCAACAACCTGCTGACCGTCATTCGGGGATCGGTCGACCTGTTGCGGCGCGGAAATCTCACCGAAGCCAAGCGGTCGCGCTACATCGACGCGATCGGCGACACGGCCGATCGCGCCGCCAAGCTGACCAGCCAGCTTCTCGCCTTCGCACGCCGGCAGGCGTTGCAATCGGAGGTGTTCGACGCCGGGACCTCGCTGGAAGAGGTCGCCACCATGGTTCGCACCATGACCGGATCGCGCATCACGCTGGACATCAAGGTGCCCGAGACGGCCTTCTTCATCAACGCGGACCGGAGCCAGTTCGACACCGCCATCGTCAACATGGGGATCAACGCTCGCGACGCGATGGGCGGCGAGGGCGGGCTGACGATCGCCACGGGGCCGGTGTCGGGCATTCCGGCGCTACGGGGGCACGCCGCCCAGGTCGGCGATTTCGTGGCCTTCACCATTTCCGACACGGGCAGCGGCATCCCGGCCGATGTGATCGAACGCATCTTCGAGCCGTTCTTCACGACCAAGGGTGTCGGGCACGGGACCGGTCTCGGGCTCAGCCAGGTCATCGGCTTCGCCAAGCAGTCGGGCGGCGACATAAAGGTCGACAGCGTGCCGGGCGAGGGCACCACCTTCACTCTCTATCTTCCGCGCGCCTATCCGGACGGGGGAGCGGTGATCGGCTTGGACGCTATCGAGCAGATCGACGGAAGCGGCGTCTGCGTCCTGGTGGTCGAGGACAACGAACAGGTCGGCGAGTTCGCGGTCGCGGCGCTGCGCGAGATCGGCTTCGACACCGTGCTGGCGACGGACGGGCGCGCCGCACTCAAGCTGCTCGGCGAGGATTGCGGCCGCTTCCACGTCATCTTCTCGGACGTGGTGATGCCCGGCATGGGAGGGATCGAGTTGGGCGGCGAAGTTCGCCGCCTTTACCCCGACGTACCGATCATCCTGACCAGCGGCTACAGCCATGTGCTGTCGCAGAACGGGCAGCACGGCTTCGAGCTGCTGCACAAACCCTACTCGGTGGAGCAGCTGTCGCATGTCCTGCGGAAGGCAATTACCTGGCAGGTCAGGAAACGGCAGCCGAGCCAGACTAGTTAG
- a CDS encoding response regulator — translation MGQSTPIGTKTILIVEDEALIRFDLVDFFEAAGWQVFEAENADDAIRILDHHKEVRAVLTDVQMPGSMDGVKLAHYVRERFPPTVLFVVSGNLRIPDSELPAHTTFLPKPLDNFRLLRELEAVQRS, via the coding sequence GTGGGCCAGAGTACGCCGATCGGCACCAAGACGATCCTCATCGTGGAGGACGAAGCTCTGATCCGCTTCGATCTGGTCGACTTCTTCGAAGCCGCCGGATGGCAGGTGTTCGAGGCTGAGAACGCCGACGACGCAATCCGCATCCTCGATCATCATAAAGAGGTCCGCGCCGTCCTGACGGACGTGCAGATGCCCGGTTCGATGGATGGCGTGAAGCTCGCCCACTATGTCCGCGAGCGGTTTCCGCCGACCGTCCTGTTCGTCGTGTCGGGCAACCTCCGCATTCCGGACAGCGAGTTGCCGGCGCACACGACCTTCCTCCCCAAACCGCTCGATAATTTCCGGCTATTGCGGGAGTTGGAGGCTGTGCAGCGGTCATGA
- a CDS encoding DUF6894 family protein, which yields MPRYHFHLESSSGPSADIDGREVADDTIAVKEAGSTAGEVLMDELTDGRTKPRVMVTVERTNGTKVAVIKAYAEVETF from the coding sequence ATGCCTCGCTATCATTTTCATCTTGAAAGTAGCTCGGGTCCGAGCGCCGATATCGACGGACGCGAGGTGGCCGATGACACCATTGCGGTGAAGGAAGCGGGTAGTACCGCGGGCGAGGTTCTCATGGACGAACTGACCGATGGGCGCACCAAACCCCGCGTGATGGTGACGGTCGAGCGAACCAATGGCACTAAGGTAGCGGTTATCAAGGCATATGCCGAGGTCGAGACCTTCTAA
- a CDS encoding DUF305 domain-containing protein — protein sequence MSYRRFAAMIATSTILMFGLMYLNTYAISHVEFSQTRMWMALVMGALMAVIMIGFMWGMYPDRRANVGIVAGAAVVFAGALWLVRSQETVDDVAWMKAMIPHHSIAIMTSERAHIRDPRVRLIADRIIDAQIREIAEMKREIARLEARPVPDGSVELPSYRDGGVAPPSGETDADAGVNTLAPIR from the coding sequence ATGAGCTACCGACGGTTCGCCGCGATGATTGCGACGTCCACGATCTTGATGTTCGGCCTGATGTACCTGAACACCTATGCGATCAGCCACGTCGAGTTCAGCCAGACGCGCATGTGGATGGCGCTCGTCATGGGCGCGCTCATGGCGGTAATTATGATCGGCTTCATGTGGGGGATGTACCCGGACCGACGTGCCAACGTCGGCATCGTCGCAGGCGCAGCCGTCGTCTTTGCCGGGGCGTTGTGGCTGGTGCGCTCGCAGGAGACGGTCGACGACGTCGCCTGGATGAAGGCGATGATCCCGCATCATTCCATCGCCATCATGACCAGCGAGCGTGCACACATTCGCGACCCGCGCGTGCGGCTGATCGCCGACCGGATCATCGATGCGCAGATCCGCGAGATCGCCGAGATGAAGCGCGAGATCGCCCGGCTGGAGGCACGGCCTGTGCCAGACGGCAGCGTCGAACTACCATCCTATCGCGATGGCGGCGTCGCGCCACCCTCCGGCGAGACGGACGCCGATGCCGGCGTGAATACGCTGGCTCCGATCCGCTGA
- a CDS encoding IS3 family transposase (programmed frameshift), translating into MRTTRKRYTGEFKAKVALEAIRGDLTLAELATKHGIHPTMIATWKRQAIEGMAATFSGATEAAKAAGDTEIEKLHAKIGQLVVERGFFVEGVRAMSIARRRQMIEREHASLSIAAQCRLVSISRSSFYYAPVPETGETLALMAVIDASFLDHPWYGSRQMARHLQRLGHAVGRRRARRLMARMGLAPIYQRPRTSDPHPEHRIYPYLLRNLEITRPGHVWCADITYLPMRRGFLYLVAVMDWASRKVLAWRLSNTMDAAFCADALQEALMRFGRPEIFNTDQGSQFTSTDFTGVLRDAEVRISMDGRGRWMDNVFIERLWRSLKYECVYLNAFETGSELRTGLGRWFDYYNGQRPHSRLAGRTPDEVYGRDGATPYPGHAPDMALTRMAA; encoded by the exons ATGAGGACGACGCGGAAGCGGTACACGGGCGAGTTCAAGGCCAAGGTGGCGCTGGAGGCGATCCGGGGGGACCTGACGCTGGCCGAGCTGGCAACTAAGCACGGCATCCACCCGACGATGATCGCGACGTGGAAGCGGCAGGCGATCGAGGGCATGGCCGCGACCTTTTCGGGCGCGACCGAAGCGGCCAAGGCCGCGGGCGACACCGAGATCGAGAAGCTGCACGCGAAGATCGGACAGCTGGTGGTGGAGCGGG GATTTTTTGTCGAAGGGGTACGCGCGATGAGCATTGCGCGACGGCGGCAGATGATCGAGCGGGAGCATGCCAGCCTGTCGATCGCGGCGCAGTGCCGGCTGGTGTCGATCAGCCGGTCGTCCTTCTACTATGCGCCGGTGCCAGAAACGGGGGAGACGCTGGCGCTGATGGCGGTGATCGACGCCTCGTTCCTCGATCATCCCTGGTATGGCAGCCGCCAGATGGCACGGCACCTTCAGCGGCTCGGCCATGCGGTCGGGCGTCGGCGAGCGCGGCGCCTGATGGCCAGGATGGGGCTTGCGCCCATCTACCAGCGCCCGCGGACGAGCGACCCGCACCCGGAGCATCGCATCTACCCGTATCTGCTGCGCAATCTGGAGATCACCCGGCCGGGTCACGTCTGGTGTGCCGACATCACCTACCTGCCGATGCGGCGGGGCTTCCTCTACCTCGTCGCCGTCATGGATTGGGCATCACGAAAGGTGCTTGCCTGGCGGCTGTCGAACACGATGGACGCGGCGTTTTGTGCCGATGCTTTGCAGGAAGCGCTGATGCGCTTCGGCAGGCCAGAAATCTTCAACACGGACCAGGGCAGCCAGTTCACCAGCACCGACTTCACGGGCGTTCTGCGCGACGCCGAGGTGCGGATTAGCATGGACGGGCGTGGTCGCTGGATGGACAACGTGTTCATCGAGCGGCTCTGGCGGTCGCTGAAGTACGAGTGCGTCTACCTGAACGCCTTCGAAACCGGCTCCGAGCTGCGTACCGGGCTCGGCAGGTGGTTCGACTATTACAACGGGCAGCGGCCTCACTCCCGCCTCGCCGGCCGAACGCCGGACGAGGTGTACGGGCGAGACGGCGCAACGCCATATCCGGGGCATGCCCCGGATATGGCGCTCACCAGAATGGCGGCGTAA
- a CDS encoding SRPBCC domain-containing protein produces MTNPAAVHGNFTIERRYAAAPAKVFAACADPAIKKSWYAESDTHEIKAFESDFRVGGAERLTYLFGPDTPFPGVELTNDGVFHDIVDGERIIIASRRAIAGRPISVALETIEIAEADDGTALTCTFQGVFFEGSDGPAMREQGWRDLLGRLGRSLAD; encoded by the coding sequence ATGACAAATCCTGCCGCCGTGCATGGCAACTTCACTATCGAGCGGCGCTACGCCGCAGCGCCCGCCAAGGTGTTCGCCGCGTGCGCCGATCCCGCGATCAAGAAGAGCTGGTATGCGGAAAGTGATACGCATGAAATCAAGGCCTTCGAGAGCGACTTCCGCGTCGGTGGTGCCGAGCGGCTCACCTATCTGTTCGGGCCGGATACGCCCTTTCCCGGCGTAGAGCTGACGAACGACGGCGTCTTTCACGACATCGTTGACGGAGAGCGGATTATCATAGCGTCGCGCAGGGCGATCGCGGGCAGGCCAATTTCGGTTGCGCTGGAGACGATCGAGATTGCGGAGGCGGACGACGGAACGGCCCTCACCTGCACGTTCCAGGGTGTGTTCTTCGAGGGCTCCGACGGTCCCGCCATGCGTGAGCAGGGCTGGCGCGACCTGCTGGGTCGGCTCGGCCGCTCGCTGGCGGACTGA
- a CDS encoding HWE histidine kinase domain-containing protein, with amino-acid sequence MQNTKTLPFVDRLLSWSFRHPISAPQRYAAATVLTIAIGLFRALVITSIVPWLLFIPVVLAIGLVLGRGPGTYAGVLAAIVAGLSIGSVRETLWLTNAQWVGSILFVLVTTGIAVFSAELRAAFARARQLTGEKDEALAQLAERESFLSGVLSSSTDCIKILDLDARLTFMSDGGQKVMEVSDFNTIAGCPWPDFWQNEGNAQARAAIAAAKAGQSRSFIGQAATMGGTDKWWHVAVSPIMGADGRPQRILSVSRDISDLRASEEERDRFVRLAENSTDFVAMARTDGSVFYLNGAGRRMVGLDADAGSLSIADFFAPEEAAKVAGEVLPAVVRDGQWTGEIDFRDFRTGEPIPTLYSVFPITDAGGALVGYGTVTRDFRERKRAENDLHLMNGELAHRLKNVLAVIQSVAQQTLRNAPDTESASQDLSARLAALGAATDVLTGKSWRSADLRELTERALAPHGLIGRRIVIDGPAVTLKPEVTVAFALALHELATNASKYGALSNEAGTVALKWTLEGDGEDARLALRWEERGGPEVAAPERKGFGSTLIERSLRSYFRGQAATDYRPEGLVFQLDARLGDAAIVTGK; translated from the coding sequence ATGCAGAACACCAAGACCCTACCCTTCGTCGATCGCCTCCTCTCGTGGTCGTTCCGGCACCCGATTTCCGCTCCGCAACGCTACGCTGCCGCGACCGTCCTGACCATCGCCATCGGGCTGTTCCGCGCCCTCGTCATCACCTCGATCGTACCCTGGCTGCTGTTCATCCCGGTGGTGCTGGCGATCGGCTTGGTCCTGGGGCGCGGTCCGGGGACCTATGCGGGCGTGCTGGCCGCGATCGTTGCCGGCCTGTCGATTGGGAGTGTCCGTGAGACCCTGTGGCTGACGAACGCGCAGTGGGTCGGCAGCATCCTGTTTGTGCTGGTGACCACCGGCATCGCCGTCTTCTCGGCCGAATTGCGTGCCGCCTTCGCGCGTGCGCGCCAGCTTACCGGCGAGAAGGACGAGGCGCTGGCTCAGCTCGCCGAACGCGAGTCCTTCCTCTCGGGGGTGCTGTCCAGCTCCACCGACTGCATCAAGATACTCGATCTCGACGCGCGCCTGACCTTCATGTCGGATGGCGGGCAGAAGGTGATGGAGGTCAGCGACTTCAACACTATCGCCGGTTGCCCCTGGCCCGACTTTTGGCAGAACGAGGGCAATGCCCAAGCGCGGGCGGCCATCGCTGCCGCCAAGGCGGGACAGAGCCGGAGCTTCATCGGCCAAGCCGCCACCATGGGCGGCACCGACAAATGGTGGCACGTCGCGGTCAGCCCAATCATGGGCGCCGATGGTCGGCCCCAACGCATCCTCTCCGTCTCGCGCGATATCAGCGACCTTCGCGCCAGCGAGGAGGAGCGCGACCGCTTCGTGCGCTTGGCGGAGAACAGCACCGACTTCGTGGCAATGGCGCGAACTGACGGTAGCGTCTTCTACCTCAACGGTGCCGGACGCCGGATGGTAGGCTTGGATGCGGATGCCGGCTCGCTATCCATCGCCGACTTCTTCGCGCCGGAGGAAGCCGCGAAAGTCGCAGGCGAGGTGCTACCGGCGGTCGTGCGAGACGGACAATGGACGGGCGAAATCGACTTCCGCGATTTTCGTACGGGCGAGCCGATCCCAACGCTCTACTCGGTGTTCCCCATCACGGACGCGGGCGGCGCTCTAGTGGGCTATGGCACGGTGACGCGCGATTTCCGTGAGCGGAAGCGGGCTGAGAACGATCTGCACCTGATGAACGGTGAGCTGGCGCACCGCCTCAAGAACGTGCTGGCCGTGATCCAGTCCGTCGCCCAGCAGACGCTGCGCAACGCGCCGGACACCGAGAGCGCCAGCCAAGACCTGTCCGCTCGGCTCGCGGCGCTAGGCGCTGCAACGGACGTGCTGACGGGCAAATCCTGGCGCTCGGCCGACCTGCGCGAGCTGACCGAACGCGCGCTCGCCCCCCACGGCCTTATCGGCAGACGCATCGTGATCGACGGGCCGGCGGTGACGCTGAAACCGGAAGTTACGGTGGCCTTCGCGCTCGCACTCCACGAGCTGGCAACGAACGCGAGCAAGTACGGCGCACTGTCCAACGAAGCCGGGACGGTCGCCCTGAAATGGACCTTGGAAGGTGACGGGGAGGACGCCAGGCTCGCGCTGCGCTGGGAGGAGCGAGGAGGACCCGAAGTAGCGGCACCGGAACGGAAAGGCTTTGGCTCTACCCTCATCGAGCGGTCGCTTCGGTCGTATTTTCGAGGACAGGCTGCAACCGACTACCGGCCAGAAGGGTTGGTTTTTCAACTGGATGCGCGGCTTGGAGACGCCGCGATCGTGACCGGGAAGTAA